A region from the Gossypium hirsutum isolate 1008001.06 chromosome A08, Gossypium_hirsutum_v2.1, whole genome shotgun sequence genome encodes:
- the LOC107961318 gene encoding uncharacterized protein, protein MSTMVVFSFAYSLHPSIPLLSSFHPSPRPHIQTQTVFSHISRPKQLKPFHFFTRHSSFRIRSFQHEDDENIGNVEPMGKLDKGDRTDDDELPENQNRNTAGRRSSFLAKLAIALGVAAALTVISFGIKGASFGSLLGVQRLAEVSPSSTMDTTVGFTFKAFGYRFMLPEYAPGWIYFWLLMAAGCGLFISEEALNIWVGITLARLLSLDGTWHSFVESLSRNAPYIISTVLWVYWGVCISDMIPFYLGKLFRESGASDDVCSKLGIGEEKVLQIRRAVQKYGNLIGFIERFSLGVRNPTAFLAGSLGISPEFFFAGVCCGGLVTLPIQLGIGFLMRKRPVFALATVATVVGIWTVFPYVMAASTALFLCLRRRYSS, encoded by the exons ATGTCAACCATGGTGGTTTTCTCCTTTGCCTACTCCTTACACCCTTCAATACCACTTCTCTCTTCATTCCACCCTTCACCACGCCCCCATATCCAAACCCAAACTGTTTTCTCTCACATTTCTCGACCCAAACAATTAAAACCTTTCCACTTCTTTACAAGGCACTCTTCTTTTAG GATTAGAAGTTTTCaacatgaagatgatgaaaacaTTGGTAATGTTGAGCCAATGGGTAAGCTAGATAAAGGAGATAGAACTGATGATGACGAGTTGCCTGAAAATCAAAATCGCAATACTGCAG GGAGAAGAAGTTCTTTTCTGGCAAAATTAGCCATCGCATTAGGCGTGGCAGCAGCTCTTACTGTCATATCATTTGGCATAAAAGGAGCTAGTTTTGGATCATTGCTTGGAGTTCAACGCCTGGCTGAAGTTTCACCCTCTTCAACTATGGATACCACTGTTGGTTTCACTTTCAAAGCTTTTGGTTATAGATTTATGCTTCCTGAATATGCACCAGG ATGGATATACTTCTGGTTGCTTATGGCTGCTGGTTGTGGACTTTTCATTAGTGAAGAGGCTTTAAATATTTGG GTTGGCATAACTTTGGCACGGTTACTATCATTGGATGGAACATGGCATTCCTTTGTTGAGTCTCTCTCAAGAAATGCCCCATACATAATATCCACAGTTCTTTGGGTATACTG GGGAGTTTGCATCAGTGATATGATACCATTTTACCTTGGAAAGCTGTTTAGAGAAAGTGGAGCATCTGATGATGTTTGTTCAAAG TTAGGAATCGGTGAAGAGAAGGTTTTGCAAATCAGACGCGCTGTTCAAAAATATGGCAATCTCATAGGCTTCA TAGAGCGATTTTCACTCGGAGTAAGAAATCCCACAGCTTTCCTCGCAGGGTCTCTG GGAATATCTCCTGAATTCTTCTTTGCTGGAGTTTGTTGTGGTGGTTTGGTCACTCTTCCAATTCAG CTTGGAATTGGATTTTTGATGAGGAAACGCCCTGTATTTGCCCTGGCAACGGTCGCAACAGTAGTG GGAATTTGGACTGTGTTTCCATATGTTATGGCTGCTTCAACTGCATTATTCCTGTGCCTGCGGCGCCGTTACTCATCCTAG